A segment of the Gossypium hirsutum isolate 1008001.06 chromosome D10, Gossypium_hirsutum_v2.1, whole genome shotgun sequence genome:
tagacttgatggcATGCTTGATGCATTACATGGTTcaacaatttttacaaaaattgatttaaaaagtggTTATCACCAAATTCGCATGAGGGGAGGGGATAAATGGAAAACAAACTTTAAAACTAAGTTTGGATTATATGAGTGGCTTGTTATGCCTTTTGTtctaactaatgcacctagtactttCATGAGAttaattaatcatgttttaagaacttatttgggtaaatttgtggtagtatattttgatgatattctgatttacttAACTtctttagatgatcatgttttccatgttaaatcTGTTTTGGACATTTTGAGAATTGAAAagttatttgccaaccttgataaatgcactttttgttgtgataaactaatctttttaggttttataataagttcttaaggtATTCATGTTGATAaggacaaagtaaaggcaatgtGGGAGTGACCCACTCATAAACCAATTACTGaagtgagatctttccatggtttaacaagtttttatagattttttgtgAAGGATTTCTCCACTATTGCCACCCCATTAGCTGAGGTTATTAAAAAGTCTATGATTTTACATGGGGAGAAGCTCAGGAAAAGGCTTTTCAAGCCTTAAATGATAAATTATGTTTTGCTCCGattcttaaattacctgatttttctaatactttttaactttaatgtgaTGCTTCAAGTATTGGAATTAGTGCCATGTTGATGTAAGAAAAAATACCAATCGTATATTTCAGTGAAAAATCGAATGGGGTgcaattaaactactcaacttacgagacgtaaaaaattattatattctactacatgtcacccccaaaccgatggataAACTGAGATAATCAATTGAGTCTTAGGTGCTTTACTACGAGTTGTTGTGAGTAAGaaccttaaaaattgggaaaaatgtttgtcatttgttgaatttgcatataattaatctattcattctacaactggctattcccaatttgaacttgtttatggttttaatccaCTAACTGTACTTGATCTTGTGTCATTGCCTATAGAAAACATTTCTAATTTAGATGGGGAGACGAAAGCTAAATTGGTGAAATCCATGCATGAGAAGGCAAGACAATAAATCGCCAAAATAAATGAAACGAATGGTAACAAAGCTAACAAGGGGCGCAAGCAAGTTATCTTTGagcctggtgattgggtttgggtccatatgagaaAAGAACGATTTTTGACTAAACGCAAGATGAAGTTAAACCCACGTGGTGATAGACCTTTTCAAGTACTCAAGCGCATTAACGACAATGCATATCAAATCTATCTTTTCGGTGAGTATAATGTTAGTGTCACTTTTAATGTTGCTGACCTTTCTCCTTTTGATATTGCAGATTCAAGGACAAATCCTTTTgtggaagggggaatgatacgagtagCTCGGTCCAATTAAAAGGTCATAATAGAGATGAGATTAGTTTCCCTTACGGCCCAATCACGAGATCCAAATCCAAGTAGCTAAAGTCAAACCTCAACTTATTCATTCAAGactttatcacaaaaaaaaatcgTCAAGAGTTTAAGCTTCATATTGATGGATTTCGGAGAAAGGATGAATTAGAAGAGATTAATTTTATTTGTGGGCCTAAACTCTTAATTTATGATGACAAGCCCATGTGGAGAATGTTAAAAAGCTTAGGCGTTTCATTATAAGGACCCTAATCAATCCCACAAGCTTAGGCGTTTCATATTAAGTTCAGATCCTAGGCTTAATTTTTGTTATacatgagcccaatattgtatgtattatctcttattattttattattttttattacgaaatttttataattattaagtattttaagttatttaggagttttatgttaacaagaaagttcTGTTTTAAACTACtacttatttagattaattagacttttagtatactttagagttttatttggatgtacttagATAGCCTATATAAAAACTTCTTCATTGTTCATTAAGCAgacaattgttttcattaataaagttttcaattttggGAGTTTGTTTCTTATGCAAGATTTCTTTCTTGTGGTTTTTAGAAGTaattttcttctcaattttcttCAAGGAGTCGTGGGAATTCATTCTTCACCCTTAAATTTGCCAATGATGATTTcttggagggttgattagagACATTAATTAAGTTTGTTGAGATTTATATCTCAAATGGTTCAATTAGACATTTATCCTTCTATCCATTATAACCATCGATTTATTTAATCTATCTTCCACTTTAAATTtcgtctatttatttatttttatattgttattattatttgttatatgttATCAAATTTTTTCATTTACTATTTTCGACTTATTTATTACtaaatttgttaatttcttttttccaaattaaattcaaatctttattTTTTGATTCAAACAATTTGAATTCGATCTTTCTTCTGTTTCTTCTGTTCATTCCGTATCATTCTTTCATCTTAATGTCAACCTAAAACAAAAAGCATAGCGTTTCTGAATATAAAAAGAAACCAATCTAATAGATATTCAATTACATATCAATTATGAGTTGACGAGCTTGACAAAACAGCAGAATGTTTAACCCATAAAAGACTTCCCCCATTTTTTTCATGTATATTGAATACTAATTTAGAGAAGAAGAGTGCACTAGAAAGGAATCTGTGAAAACTTACTTAGAGTTGGTGAGTTCATCGGTGAAAGAGTTGGAGGTGAGCCGACGATAGAGCCTGTGGGAGGGCTGATGAGGGGAAGAAAGGCAGGTGAGAGAACCCGGTACTGATGAGTGAGGAGGCCAGAGActgaatattttgtttttttgggAGTGATGTTTCACACGTAAAATTTGGGTAAGTTCTTTTACCGAAATTTTTTTCCCTTTGACCAACAATGGTTTTTCTGTTGACTTGGTATATTTTCCTGAACCAACAATGGGAACTCGTATATAATTTTAGTAATACTTTGCTAAGTTTGTTTAGTAACTAGGATTTCTGCTGTGGACTTGATACGATTGCTTGCCTTTCTGCAATTTCATGGTTAGTAGTTCATGTTCTTTGCTGGTTCCGATTTATCTCTTGCTTGATTTATCTCAATTAAATGTTACTTGTTCCATGAAATATTTCATCAAAACAAGCTTTTAGCGTCGTTTTTTTAGCCCTCTAGACAACGTTGCTAAATTTTGCggctttttattttaaaaaaaaaaccgctaaagaacatgacctctAGCGGCGCCTTacccacaaacgctgctaaaaaacatgacctttagcggtacTTTTATTACAAACGCCGATAAAAGCACCGTTTTTTAGCGGTGTttataaaaaaacgccactaactttGACAGATTTGTAACATTCAATTTTCATCCATATACAACCCTTCCTGTagcatgaaatccaaccaaaaacagcaaacctaaatgatacttcaaattcaatgaaagatatatgatataaattgataactaaagtataattcaaaatattcttacaataatgttaaaagttacagtGTTAAgaatattcttacaataagaaaactTGTTTCGTTTTTCCAAGCCGGAAGAGTTGTGTGCTCTGAGTCTCCTCCTATTGCTCTATGGGAGGGATCCTTGGCTGGTGTTGTTGGTAATGGGGTTGCAGAATGCCCCACTCTCAAATTTTGAAGTGTTACAAATGACTCTCTCGATGCAGACATGAACTCAAAGAATCGGGTGCAGGATGCTAATGCAACTGGAATTGGACGGAGCATCTCCTGTGTGAGGAAAAGGAAAACAACATCACATAAGAGAGGCAAAACAGCATCAAAATGCATCTTTAATCCTACCCCCCAAACTGAAGGAGGCTCCTTAAAGTTTTGGCTCCATTGAAAATCAGTAACAGCAGCTGTCAATGCACCATAATCACTTGCGGCCTTCATCAGTAATTCGGAAAACTGTTTCTGCATAAATCCAAGTAAAATGGCCTTTAGCAGTAAAACTAAATCCTTCTCTCTTTTTGGTTCACAAATTGAAGTAAAACAACCAGCAAAAAATCCTAAATTTGTTATTCTTGTTTTCAGCTTATTTTTTGTATGGAAGAATACTTGAGCACTAAAACGTGCCTAATCGTGCATTCAATACTTTAACATGGCATTATTTAGAAAATTGCATTcgaatatatgattttttttctaatatctACTGTTTTGTATCGTTCAACAAACTAATATCCTAAAACTTCTCAATTTCCATTCTGATACTACAAGGTTCGTATGCAATGGGAGGAATCGAAGTAACTGACTCGGTGCATATCCAAAATAACTATATCAATAATCCAATTCTCCTCTGACCTTTTATCATAAACTAACAAAAAATTCGCACAAGAGTTCATATCTATCAGACCCAATTGCAATGTCATGAAGCCCAATGGGCAGCATGTTAatctttttaatgattaaattttcatgtaaaattgcataaaatctgaaaatttggAACTGAATGTGGAATATGTTGTTTTCACTAGTATAACGTAACAAAGCAGATAAATACAAATTGAGGACAAGATTGGGAAAAAAGTTAAACAAATAAACTGATATTTAAAGTATGTTCATAACCAACAAGTACTTGATCCAGGATCATGTTTGGTAGATTGTGAAGTTGAAAGTTTTTTCAGGTGATCTTCACCAGATATGAATATTCTGGTTCAAGAAAACAAAAGTAAATCTCATCTTTAAAGTAACTACCAAAAATGCATGATGAAAGTAGCAACCTAAACGTCTAGTTCCCATGTTCCACTATAATAAACTTTCAACCTGTAAGCAATCATCACTAGACCAAGGAAAACAAGAACcaaaatctcaattttttttttgtgcttaTATTTAAACTAAACCCCAGAAGAATGAAAAACCTGATATTCTGCTTCCACGGGAATGCAATCTAGGGAATACGGCTGTTGCAGACGAGCTATAATTCGATCCTGCCAAAATAATAAAGCAAGAGAAAAATAGTCAGATGATAAATGAAGTCATCTTGGTTGTGTGATATGAAAAGTAGGAATACAATGTGTTAGGGCAAAGACAATATCTAATTGTGGGAACCGTCTTAGCTATGGACAAATTTTTTGTTTCTGTTTCCAACACAATTTTCTTGGGACAAAATAAATAAGCCAATGACATGGACCTCACAAGGGTATCAACACAAACAGGTCAATATGGTCTGAAATCcatgaataatatataaacaacAAAGCCTTCAAGGATCACCAATAAATGATATGCACATTTCTGTAGTTCCATTATTGTTTACAGCACCATTTTGATAAGAACTTTGAAAGTTGAATTTTGGTCTGGGTCATGGGAGTTTTAAAaccagacataaaacttaataaGAGCGGAAATAAAATCTCACTTATCTTCCTAACTCTATTGACAAGTAAAAAGATCAAAAGGAATTGTTGCAGAAAGTAGTGGCAGAGAAATTCCAAACCACCTGTAAAATGGAAGTCATGTGCTGCACATATGAgtctatatttataaaattcataaaaaagatATCATGAGGCAATCTGGACAGTCGCGTGCTAAAGGTAATTCATTGTTAAAGATGGGGGAAATGAGCTAATAACATGGCACTCCAAGCAACAACTGTAATAACCTCTTGGCTCTTCCATTTACCAACTCAGTAATTATTACATCTTAATAGCTTATTTTCTATATATTGCATGGATGTTATCAAATAATGCAATTGTACAGGTTAATGAGTTCTATGAATGATTCAATAGAGAATATATTTTTGATCAAATCTTttgtattatctttttatttcgtTGCCTCCCCTTACGGATAATAAAGATAACGACTTGGACagagttataattatattttaaattttcaggtCACATAGTTATAAAATGCCTTGTGGTAAGTGTAATATATTATTATCActtatataaatgaaatattaCTTCACATACCACTAGTTGATGCAATGCGATGTTTAGCAAATTGAAGATCGATGATAATATGTTTAAAGAACTGACTAGTGATATCAAAAGTATTATATGCTTGTACGAAGCAAGTCACTGGGGAATGGACCTAGAACACATACTAGATAAAGCCCTTGCTTTCGCAACATTGCACTTAGAGTCCTTGGTAGTAAGCCAATCATGCCCTAATCATCTCAGAGAATTAATTGGAAATGCATTGAAATTTCCTTACCACAAAGGCATGCAAAGGGTGGAAGCAAGGCACTGCATCTCCTATTACAAAGAATAGTGGAGACTTTATTCATGGTAGTTGAAActctaaatatataaatatatataaacaatctAAATCTTACTCCATATTGTTTCACCAATCTTATCAGTTTCCTATAAATAGATAATAGATATCAACAGTAAGAAAAACCCTAGGAAAAACctattaaagaagaagaaaaacaaaaaataaatcttataaaagaaaatgaagaaaatgcaTTGTTTTATATATCACCTGTCTTCATCATCTGTCCATTGACCCTTGATCAAAGCTGCAGAAGCAACTTTCTTGTTTCTCTTCACTACCCCCTTAGGGAAATCACCTTTCATTGATGCCTTCATTTCCGTGTTATTACTGTAGTTGAATCAGCAAGATTAAGTTAAAAACAAAATTCATTGTTTTctacaaaatacttttaaattttacattaaaatattttcaaatgtaTACTAAAAATTGGAGTGAAAACTACATAAACATATGAAGCTACAAGGTTTTAGCGTGAGTTgtccatttatttatcattccTATTTTGAACGAACAAACATGTAATTGAActgctcatttattttattttcaataataaatcCAACCCTAATAAATACTCGAGAGTTTAATTTCTTCTGGTCAACTGTAAACCTGTAATATTATTCGAAAGTGCCAAACAATGAACCTTACCAGCAGTAAAAAAACAATGCGGATAGAACCCTAAATTTACAATTCCAGCAAAGAGATCATATGGTTTTGAACGTTAAACTCTTCTTAAAATTAACCATTAAAAAGGTGAGGGGGGGGGGAATGCCAAACGATTTCAACTTAagcatcaaaaacccaaattcatTACACAAACTACAGCGAGGAATGAGGAGTTTGAAATTGCGTGATTGGAAAATTGAACTTATAAAAcccaataattaaatataaataaaatctaccaaaaagaaaagaaattatgaGACGCAAAGCAAATGGAATtgattaagaaaaagaaaaaaggaggaaCCTGAGAAGGAGGAGGGGGAACAGAGAAACCAAGATCGACGGCAATGGAGAGAGCATCGGACATTCCTCCGATGCGCCTCAAAGGCTTCTTCCCAACCCAAGTGGTATCGGTCCCAAGTGTTGCAAAACCTGCTTGAGCCTCATCAACAGCATTATCCACTATCTCGTATAcctaataaaaagaaattaccaAATGGTGCAAACTGACACGTCCAATGATAAAAGAATGTACAATACAAAGTGGGAAATGAACGAGGGAAGGTAATTCTTACAATACGATCCAAGAAAAACGAAGAGATTTCAGGTGTCGAACACATTACAATACGATCCAACGGAGATGTAGAGGGCTGCCAATTTGGGGAAATTGGGGGGAAAAAATAAAGGGAATTGGGGTAGTGGAGAAAtggtttgggaaaaataaaatggagaaAAAAGAAGATTTCAGGTGGGGGGAATCGATTTtgggaaaaagaagggaaaaaaaaggagaggagatttcatttggaattttgggataaaaaatataattacaaaacATTGTGTCTTGCGCTCGacttttttcaacttttatattgaattattgtatttttattttttaaataaatatttttttaacttttaaataatatttaaaagaattagataaaattataatttttagtttttgtattttatttttatttgttataatttggtcctatccaaaatagatagttacctatcaatatcaatctgttactttttttaattatttatcaatgtttttttaaatctaatatttaaatatatcaaatggtctaaattaaatatttttaaatataaaaacattaattgattgtataaaatttcatcatttaacaaatctcaagtaaaccttaaatctttaaccatttaatatatataaagtttatctattatctcttaaaaaatttaaactataatcataattttaatatattaaaattaatattatcacttttacaattatataagaaattatttaatatataagttaaaaaacactaattaatctaaaccctaagtcataaaacataaaccttaacctttaaaccttaaaccctaacccctaacccttaaaccataaattataatctctaaactcataatccataaaccttaaaatagtaactcctaaactttaaaccctaaactatataccctaaatcataaaccttaaactataatgataattaattcaatattttaaaattaatactatctcttttacgattatataagaaattatttaatatataaattaaaaagcaATCAGTCATGTacctaaaaaactttaaaattattttaaataatagtattttaatttttttcatttttaacaaatattgttCTGTGtttttactttcaatttttttctacat
Coding sequences within it:
- the LOC107915522 gene encoding AUGMIN subunit 2, with amino-acid sequence MCSTPEISSFFLDRIVYEIVDNAVDEAQAGFATLGTDTTWVGKKPLRRIGGMSDALSIAVDLGFSVPPPPSQETDKIGETIWRDAVPCFHPLHAFVDRIIARLQQPYSLDCIPVEAEYQKQFSELLMKAASDYGALTAAVTDFQWSQNFKEPPSVWGEMLRPIPVALASCTRFFEFMSASRESFVTLQNLRVGHSATPLPTTPAKDPSHRAIGGDSEHTTLPAWKNETSFLIVRIFLTL